The Oenanthe melanoleuca isolate GR-GAL-2019-014 chromosome 15, OMel1.0, whole genome shotgun sequence genome contains a region encoding:
- the LOC130259727 gene encoding solute carrier family 2, facilitated glucose transporter member 11-like isoform X2: MLLWSLIVSVYCIGGMAGCLCSGYLTAKFGKKKCLLLNDVVLIAATLHTGFSRTAKAFEMILAGRFLEGVAAGIHMNAHVQYAGEISPKKLRGFINVTSTVFFALGKAVARILGLRDLLGTEDMWNVLLSFPGLVALIQLLLLPFFPESPPYLLLQKEDKAGCLKAMKQLWGDGNYHTEFDDLMKEKAMTKGTKIMNVLEVLRERSVYPQLCTMLLLLLSLQLCGLSAITFYTSEIFLTANLQESIIPYVSLGVSVCELISIMFCSSIIDRFGRRTLLCGGYSLMALILVLLETSLLLSDQFLWLRYCSVILIFLFIIAYGIGPAGVVIAVMNEIFTLSTRASAFVLGGIVIWLGLTFTGMIFPFAVMLLGPFCFFIFIVVLLISVVAIYLFLPETKGKSTSEITEKFKTCQFKRKHHQAVEMCAAEEKTFCTRL, encoded by the exons ATGCTGCTCTGGTCCCTCATCGTGTCTGTGTACTGCATTGGAGGCATGGCAGGCTGTCTGTGTAGTGGGTACCTGACTGCAAAATTTGGAAA GAAGAAGTGCCTGCTGCTCAATGATGTGGTGCTGATAGCAGCCACGCTGCACACTGGCTTCAGCAGGACAGCCAAGGCCTTTGAGATGATCCTGGCTGGGCGCTTCCTCGAGGGCGTTGCTGCTG GAATTCATATGAATGCCCATGTTCAGTATGCTGGAGAGATCTCACCTAAGAAGCTACGTGGATTTATAAATGTGACCTCCACTGTGTTTTTTGCACTAGGAAAAGCTGTAGCAAGAATTCTTGGATTAAG AGATCTTTTAGGAACTGAAGACATGTGGAATGTGCTATTGTCCTTCCCTGGATTGGTGGCATTGATTCAACTGCTCCTTCTGCCATTCTTTCCTGAGTCCCCACCCTACCTGCTGCTGCAAAAAGAAGACAAAGCTGGTTGCTtgaaag CCATGAAGCAACTCTGGGGAGATGGGAATTATCACACAGAATTTGATGACTTGATGAAGGAAAAGGCTATGACAAAAGGCACCAAAATCATGAATGTCCTAGAGGTGCTGAGAGAACGATCAGTGTACCCACAGCTGTGTACCATGCTCCTCCTTTTGCTGAgtctgcagctctgtggcctCAGTGCA ATCACCTTTTACACCTCAGAAATTTTTTTGACAGCCAACCTGCAGGAAAGCATAATCCCATATGTATCTCTAGGAGTTTCAGTCTGTGAACTCATCTCTATCATGTTCTGT agCTCCATAATCGACCGGTTTGGACGCCGAACGCTCCTGTGTGGGGGTTATTCCCTGATGGCACTGAtactggtgctgctggaaacaagCCTTCTGCTGAGT GATCAGTTCCTCTGGTTGCGTTACTGCAGTGTTATTCTCATCTTTTTGTTCATCATTGCTTATGGAATAGGACCAG ctggagTTGTTATAGCTGTCATGAATGAAATCTTCACCCTCTCAACAAGGGCCTCTGCTTTTGTACTTGGTGGAATCGTCATTTGGCTGGGCCTCACCTTCACTGGAATGATTTTCCCCTTTGCTGTA ATGCTTCTTGgtcctttctgcttcttcatctTTATTGTTGTCCTGCTCATTTCAGTGGTTGCTATCTACCTGTTCCTCCCAGAAACAAAAGGGAAGTCAACctctgaaatcacagaaaaattcaaaacctGCCAGTTTAAGAGGAAACATCATCAGGCTGTGGAGATgtgtgctgctgaagaaaagacattttgcaCCAGGCTCTGA
- the LOC130259727 gene encoding solute carrier family 2, facilitated glucose transporter member 11-like isoform X1 yields the protein MAGFLSDLVQYRRLWLMIVVLGIGGTHLSGFQMSVINYTSPHVQKFINETWLERYGSVLPQETLMLLWSLIVSVYCIGGMAGCLCSGYLTAKFGKKKCLLLNDVVLIAATLHTGFSRTAKAFEMILAGRFLEGVAAGIHMNAHVQYAGEISPKKLRGFINVTSTVFFALGKAVARILGLRDLLGTEDMWNVLLSFPGLVALIQLLLLPFFPESPPYLLLQKEDKAGCLKAMKQLWGDGNYHTEFDDLMKEKAMTKGTKIMNVLEVLRERSVYPQLCTMLLLLLSLQLCGLSAITFYTSEIFLTANLQESIIPYVSLGVSVCELISIMFCSSIIDRFGRRTLLCGGYSLMALILVLLETSLLLSDQFLWLRYCSVILIFLFIIAYGIGPAGVVIAVMNEIFTLSTRASAFVLGGIVIWLGLTFTGMIFPFAVMLLGPFCFFIFIVVLLISVVAIYLFLPETKGKSTSEITEKFKTCQFKRKHHQAVEMCAAEEKTFCTRL from the exons ATGGCTGGTTTCCTCTCAGACCTG GTTCAATACAGGAGGCTATGGCTCATGATTGTGGTGCTGGGAATTGGTGGAACCCACCTCTCTGGTTTTCAAATGTCTGTGATCAACTACACTTCTCCG CATGTTCAGAAGTTTATCAATGAGACTTGGCTGGAGCGATATGGCTCGGTGCTGCCTCAGGAGACCCTGATGCTGCTCTGGTCCCTCATCGTGTCTGTGTACTGCATTGGAGGCATGGCAGGCTGTCTGTGTAGTGGGTACCTGACTGCAAAATTTGGAAA GAAGAAGTGCCTGCTGCTCAATGATGTGGTGCTGATAGCAGCCACGCTGCACACTGGCTTCAGCAGGACAGCCAAGGCCTTTGAGATGATCCTGGCTGGGCGCTTCCTCGAGGGCGTTGCTGCTG GAATTCATATGAATGCCCATGTTCAGTATGCTGGAGAGATCTCACCTAAGAAGCTACGTGGATTTATAAATGTGACCTCCACTGTGTTTTTTGCACTAGGAAAAGCTGTAGCAAGAATTCTTGGATTAAG AGATCTTTTAGGAACTGAAGACATGTGGAATGTGCTATTGTCCTTCCCTGGATTGGTGGCATTGATTCAACTGCTCCTTCTGCCATTCTTTCCTGAGTCCCCACCCTACCTGCTGCTGCAAAAAGAAGACAAAGCTGGTTGCTtgaaag CCATGAAGCAACTCTGGGGAGATGGGAATTATCACACAGAATTTGATGACTTGATGAAGGAAAAGGCTATGACAAAAGGCACCAAAATCATGAATGTCCTAGAGGTGCTGAGAGAACGATCAGTGTACCCACAGCTGTGTACCATGCTCCTCCTTTTGCTGAgtctgcagctctgtggcctCAGTGCA ATCACCTTTTACACCTCAGAAATTTTTTTGACAGCCAACCTGCAGGAAAGCATAATCCCATATGTATCTCTAGGAGTTTCAGTCTGTGAACTCATCTCTATCATGTTCTGT agCTCCATAATCGACCGGTTTGGACGCCGAACGCTCCTGTGTGGGGGTTATTCCCTGATGGCACTGAtactggtgctgctggaaacaagCCTTCTGCTGAGT GATCAGTTCCTCTGGTTGCGTTACTGCAGTGTTATTCTCATCTTTTTGTTCATCATTGCTTATGGAATAGGACCAG ctggagTTGTTATAGCTGTCATGAATGAAATCTTCACCCTCTCAACAAGGGCCTCTGCTTTTGTACTTGGTGGAATCGTCATTTGGCTGGGCCTCACCTTCACTGGAATGATTTTCCCCTTTGCTGTA ATGCTTCTTGgtcctttctgcttcttcatctTTATTGTTGTCCTGCTCATTTCAGTGGTTGCTATCTACCTGTTCCTCCCAGAAACAAAAGGGAAGTCAACctctgaaatcacagaaaaattcaaaacctGCCAGTTTAAGAGGAAACATCATCAGGCTGTGGAGATgtgtgctgctgaagaaaagacattttgcaCCAGGCTCTGA
- the LOC130259817 gene encoding solute carrier family 2, facilitated glucose transporter member 11-like → MSYNLFLLAFVLGITGAFHYGLQVSIINSPAEYIQSFIRETWLRRYGFSPSAEMMTLMWSFIVSIYSIGGLLGSSSAGYLSVRFGRKKALLLANIPALLGAALMGLSRLCGSFEMIMAGRLFSGVCGGLAQNVHIMYAGECAPRNLRGLIAITASTSIATGKFIGFALGLREVLGVEALWPVLLAANAVPALVQLLTLPFFPDSPRYLLIDRKDKEGCIKAVKQLWGDGDHMAEIDDMMSEQKAIGGEKAKGVWDLLRDRAVRWQLLTLFLVVSCMQLIGASVVYSYAYSIFTKAGIPPSQTHYVSLGVGTAEILSTVLCGFLIDRAGRRTLLWKTYTVMALALGLLTVTLSLQDSYFWVPYCSVALVFIFIMSFGIGPGAVVCPLITEIFIQSYRPTAYVFNGVTNWIQLFILGLVFPFIVEGLGNFCFIIFLTYCLSMAIFVLLVLPETKGKSMLQVMEEFNRLNYRGKRGQAALQQSNCSVVTVTRL, encoded by the exons ATGAGCTACAACCTTTTTCTCCTGGCTTTTGTCCTGGGCATTACTGGAGCTTTCCACTATGGATTGCAGGTCTCCATTATCAATTCTCCTGCTGAG taCATCCAGAGTTTCATCCGTGAGACCTGGCTGAGGAGATATGGCTTCTCTCCCAGTGCAGAGATGATGACTTTGATGTGGTCCTTCATTGTGTCCATTTACAGCATTGGTGGGCTCCTGGGCTCCTCGTCTGCTGGGTACTTGTCTGTTAGGTTTGGAAG GAAGAAGGCCCTGCTGCTTGCcaacatccctgctctgctgggtgcaGCTCTGATGGGACTCAGCCGGCTGTGTGGATCTTTTGAGATGATCATGGCTGGAAGGTTATTTTCTGGAGTCTGTGGAG GCTTAGCTCAGAATGTCCATATCATGTATGCTGGGGAATGTGCTCCACGGAATCTCCGTGGGCTGATTGCCATAACAGCTTCTACCTCCATTGCTACTGGAAAATTTATAGGATTTGCTCTGGGTCTCAG AGAAGTTCTTGGAGTGGAGGCTCTCTGGCCAGTTCTCCTGGCAGCCAATGCAGTCCCTGCCCTTGTTCAGCTTCTCACCCTCCCCTTCTTCCCAGACTCTCCTCGCTACCTGCTCATTGACAGAAAGGACAAGGAGGGATGCATCAAAG CTGtgaagcagctctggggagatgGGGACCACATGGCTGAAATAGATGACATGATGTCAGAGCAGAAAGCCATCGGTGGGGAGAAGGCCAAGGGCGTGTGGGACCTGCTGCGGGACAGGGCGGTGCGCTGGCAGCTGCTCACGCTCTTCCTCGTGGTGTCCTGCATGCAGCTCATCGGCGCCAGCGTG GTTTACTCTTATGCATACAGCATCTTCACAAAGGCTGGAATCCCCCCTTCTCAAACCCATTATGTCTCCCTGGGGGTTGGGACCGCTGAGATCCTCTCCACAGTTCTGTGT GGATTCCTCATTGACCGTGCAGGGAGGAGGACACTGCTGTGGAAAACCTACACAGTGATGGCCTTGGCTCTAGGGCTCCTCACAGTCACACTCTCACTGCAG GACTCCTATTTCTGGGTACCATACTGCTCTGTCGCActtgtctttattttcatcATGAGCTTTGGCATTGGGCCAG gTGCAGTAGTATGCCCCTTgatcacagaaatatttattcagtCCTACAGACCAACTGCTTATGTTTTTAATGGTGTTACAAACTGGATCCAGCTCTTCATCCTTGGGCTTGTGTTCCCTTTCATTGTG GAAGGTCTTGGTAATTTCTGTTTCATCATTTTCCTGACATACTGCCTGTCCATGGCTATTTttgtgctcctggtgctgccagagACCAAAGGGAAGAGCATGCTGCAGGTCATGGAGGAGTTCAACCGCCTGAACTACCGTGGGAAGAGGGGACAGGCAGCCCTACAGCAGAGCAACTGCTCAGTGGTGACTGTTACCAGGCTTTGA
- the LOC130259816 gene encoding solute carrier family 2, facilitated glucose transporter member 11-like isoform X1 → MNKLQRLLQNKILILTICAAGIGGTFQYGYNLSIINAPASYIQMFMNTTWLERMGVPLESNVILLLWSFTVSAYPLGGLTGAVVAGPMAIMLGRKMSLLLNNGFVIIAAALSGFSRMAKSFEMIMLSRFFTGVNAGVSMNIQPMYLAESAPKKLRGAVALTSASFTALGLVLGQVVGLRELLGGEERWPFLLASNLIPALIQLTALPWLPESPRYLLIDRGDKESCISALQKLRGTSDLSAELEEMLAEQAAVKGQRAKNPWELFQNPALRWQLLSIVVLSSAMQLCGNDSMYSYAAYVFQEAGIPQDKIPYVVIGTGSCELITSVTCNMIIDYAGRRPLLLGGYTFMAGWAIVFMVALSQQTQISWMPYLSMACIFAYILSFGIGPAGVTGVLPTEVFDQMSRPAAYMICGSLLWFNLFLVGTAFPFIVKSLAHFCYIPFLVVCVCTALYVWFFLPETKGKSFLEISEEFRKRNFKTKTRAGFYKGPEEIKTTTL, encoded by the exons ctgcagaaCAAGATCCTGATCCTGACAATATGTGCTGCTGGGATTGGAGGCACTTTCCAGTACGGTTACAACCTCTCCATCATCAATGCCCCAGCCTCA TACATCCAGATGTTCATGAACACCACCTGGCTGGAGCGCATGGGCGTTCCCTTGGAGAGCAACGTgatcctgctgctctggtcCTTCACGGTCTCTGCCTACCCTCTGGGAGGCCTCACAGGGGCTGTGGTTGCTGGGCCCATGGCCATCATGCTGGGCAG gaagatgtccctgctgctgAACAATGGCTTTGTGATCATAGCTGCAGCCTTGTCTGGGTTCAGCCGGATGGCCAAATCCTTTGAAATGATTATGCTCAGCAGATTTTTTACTGGTGTGAATGCAG GTGTAAGCATGAACATTCAGCCCATGTACCTGGCAGAGAGTGCCCCAAAGaagctcagaggagctgtggcctTGACCTCTGCATCGTTtacagccctggggctggtgctgggccAGGTTGTTGGACTCAG GGAGCTCCTAGGAGGGGAGGAGCGCTGGCCATTCCTTTTAGCAAGCAATCTGATTCCTGCCCTGAtccagctcacagctctgccttggctCCCTGAAAGTCCCAGGTATCTCTTGATTGACCGTGGAGACAAAGAATCCTGCATCTCTG CGCTGCAGAAGCTCAGAGGCACCAGTGACCTGAGTGCAGAGCTGGAAGagatgctggcagagcaggctgctgttAAAGGCCAGAGAGCCAAGAACCCGTGGGAGCTGTTCCAGAACCCAGCCCTgaggtggcagctgctgagcatcGTTGTGCTGAGCAGCGCCATGCAGCTCTGCGGGAACGACTCG ATGTATTCTTATGCAGCTTATGTGTTCCAAGAGGCTGGAATTCCTCAGGACAAAATTCCCTATGTTGTAATCGGCACGGGAAGCTGTGAGCTGATCACATCTGTCACTTGT AACATGATTATAGACTATGCTGGTCGGAGGCCGCTGCTGCTGGGGGGATACACCTTCATGGCAGGATGGGCCATTGTCTTCATGGTCGCTCTGAGCCAGCAG ACTCAGATTAGCTGGATGCCCTATCTCAGCATGGCCTGCATTTTCGCCTATATCCTGAGCTTTGGAATCGGACCAG ctggtGTAACAGGAGTTCTGCCCACAGAAGTTTTTGATCAAATGTCCCGACCAGCTGCTTACATGATCTGTGGCTCCCTGCTCTGGTTCAACCTCTTTCTGGTTGGAACAGCCTTTCCATTCATTGTG aaaAGTCTAGCACATTTCTGCTACATCCCATTCCTTGTGGTGTGTGTCTGCACTGCCCTCTACGTTtggtttttccttcctgagaCAAAGGGCAAGTCCTTCCTGGAAATCTCGGAGGAGTTCAGGAAACGAAACTTCAAAACCAAGACCCGTGCAGGTTTCTACAAAGGCCCTGAGGAGATCAAAACCACCACTTTGtag
- the LOC130259816 gene encoding solute carrier family 2, facilitated glucose transporter member 11-like isoform X2, with amino-acid sequence MCCWDWRHFPVRLQPLHHQCPSLIHPDVHEHHLAGAHGRSLGEQRDPAALVLHGLCLPSGRPHRGCGCWAHGHHAGQMSLLLNNGFVIIAAALSGFSRMAKSFEMIMLSRFFTGVNAGVSMNIQPMYLAESAPKKLRGAVALTSASFTALGLVLGQVVGLRELLGGEERWPFLLASNLIPALIQLTALPWLPESPRYLLIDRGDKESCISALQKLRGTSDLSAELEEMLAEQAAVKGQRAKNPWELFQNPALRWQLLSIVVLSSAMQLCGNDSMYSYAAYVFQEAGIPQDKIPYVVIGTGSCELITSVTCNMIIDYAGRRPLLLGGYTFMAGWAIVFMVALSQQTQISWMPYLSMACIFAYILSFGIGPAGVTGVLPTEVFDQMSRPAAYMICGSLLWFNLFLVGTAFPFIVKSLAHFCYIPFLVVCVCTALYVWFFLPETKGKSFLEISEEFRKRNFKTKTRAGFYKGPEEIKTTTL; translated from the exons ATGTGCTGCTGGGATTGGAGGCACTTTCCAGTACGGTTACAACCTCTCCATCATCAATGCCCCAGCCTCA TACATCCAGATGTTCATGAACACCACCTGGCTGGAGCGCATGGGCGTTCCCTTGGAGAGCAACGTgatcctgctgctctggtcCTTCACGGTCTCTGCCTACCCTCTGGGAGGCCTCACAGGGGCTGTGGTTGCTGGGCCCATGGCCATCATGCTGGGCAG atgtccctgctgctgAACAATGGCTTTGTGATCATAGCTGCAGCCTTGTCTGGGTTCAGCCGGATGGCCAAATCCTTTGAAATGATTATGCTCAGCAGATTTTTTACTGGTGTGAATGCAG GTGTAAGCATGAACATTCAGCCCATGTACCTGGCAGAGAGTGCCCCAAAGaagctcagaggagctgtggcctTGACCTCTGCATCGTTtacagccctggggctggtgctgggccAGGTTGTTGGACTCAG GGAGCTCCTAGGAGGGGAGGAGCGCTGGCCATTCCTTTTAGCAAGCAATCTGATTCCTGCCCTGAtccagctcacagctctgccttggctCCCTGAAAGTCCCAGGTATCTCTTGATTGACCGTGGAGACAAAGAATCCTGCATCTCTG CGCTGCAGAAGCTCAGAGGCACCAGTGACCTGAGTGCAGAGCTGGAAGagatgctggcagagcaggctgctgttAAAGGCCAGAGAGCCAAGAACCCGTGGGAGCTGTTCCAGAACCCAGCCCTgaggtggcagctgctgagcatcGTTGTGCTGAGCAGCGCCATGCAGCTCTGCGGGAACGACTCG ATGTATTCTTATGCAGCTTATGTGTTCCAAGAGGCTGGAATTCCTCAGGACAAAATTCCCTATGTTGTAATCGGCACGGGAAGCTGTGAGCTGATCACATCTGTCACTTGT AACATGATTATAGACTATGCTGGTCGGAGGCCGCTGCTGCTGGGGGGATACACCTTCATGGCAGGATGGGCCATTGTCTTCATGGTCGCTCTGAGCCAGCAG ACTCAGATTAGCTGGATGCCCTATCTCAGCATGGCCTGCATTTTCGCCTATATCCTGAGCTTTGGAATCGGACCAG ctggtGTAACAGGAGTTCTGCCCACAGAAGTTTTTGATCAAATGTCCCGACCAGCTGCTTACATGATCTGTGGCTCCCTGCTCTGGTTCAACCTCTTTCTGGTTGGAACAGCCTTTCCATTCATTGTG aaaAGTCTAGCACATTTCTGCTACATCCCATTCCTTGTGGTGTGTGTCTGCACTGCCCTCTACGTTtggtttttccttcctgagaCAAAGGGCAAGTCCTTCCTGGAAATCTCGGAGGAGTTCAGGAAACGAAACTTCAAAACCAAGACCCGTGCAGGTTTCTACAAAGGCCCTGAGGAGATCAAAACCACCACTTTGtag